The window CTTTCAGCGCATCGGTCGCATTCGCCGGTGATTCCGGGCTGGAACGGGACGGCGGTGGGAGGGAGACGACGGAGTGCCGGTGCGGTGCGGGGGAGTCTGGCAGGGTTGTATGGAAgcgggggaggggggggcGCGGCGTGCAGCGGGTGTCGTCGCGCGGGCCAGCGGGGGAGGAGTAGCGGCGCTGCATTGGcggcgggggggggggggggagtGCATATCGCCGTGAGCCGTGGATATATACCCACACGTACACGCCGCGGGGGGTAGCGTGCGGTTTGTGCCCCCGCCAAAGGAACATCTGTGTGGAGAATCCAGACTTTACTCGCACGGACCAGACACACTGCATCGATATCGTCCATAGTCAACAAAACTGCCACAAGGCCCGTCTATAAACATTACACCAAGAAACTCGGTCAACGTATACACTTCCCTGCCCACTAAACCACCAACTCATTTCTTCTTGATAAACTTGCGCCATAAACCTTTCAGCTCCCACTTCTTCCCCTCCGATCCGccttttccatcttcgACATTGCCTGGCGGGGAGAAATGAGAATACGGGATCGTCCCCTGGGCGCGACGGATGTGGAGGTACGCAGAATGCTCGTCAGGGCGTGAAAGACACGTTCCGTAACTGACACGACTCGTACTCGTAAACGAGCTGGCCGTGTCCACACTTGTCAACGTCGAGCGCATATCTACACCAGGCAGATGCGCATGCGTGTGCGAATGCACTTGATGAGAATCCACAGAATTGGCCATCGATTCCATTTTGCTATAGCTTATTCTACTGACTTGGCTTCCCCGACCGCTCAACAATTTACTTGCAGAGGATGTAGAGTCGGTTAAGGCGTGGTTGAAAGCGTTTGATCCAAGTTTCGAGGCGTCACAGTCGGTATGCGCCAAAGTCACTAGTGGCGCCCCACGAGATGAATCCGCTGCATCACTCGCGCCATTCGAGCCAGATGGGTGGTCACAGGACGCTGGCGCGTCGGAATCCGCATCTTGCGGAATGATTACAGTGCTCAGACGTTTGACGACAAAATCTTTTGACGATGATAACGAACATCTCCAATTGCCAGTGGGAGACGGTTTGCGCAGATGGTTCCTTTGTGCATCAAATGGTAAACGAGGCATAGATGGCCTTACTGCATCATCTCCATTTGAAAAGCCGGTTGCAGTGGTGTCAGCACTAAAGTCGCTAGCCCCAACATCGGTGGCTCCGTCGACTGTAGGAAGAACACAAGCTTCAGTAGTGAAATACTTACCCGCCCTAAGCTTATTCATTGCCAACACAGGGACAGAGGCCATACTTCTGAGAATGGACGTTTTCAAACGGACCGGATCTCTACGACCCTTTGTTTGTCCGAATTCACTGGCCACTATTACGCGCTCATGTCTCGTCTCTTCTACAGCACCGCTAAACCGTCGATAATACAACGCCTCACTCGACCTGGGGCTATCGTCAAAATTCTTTTCCTGGGCCACTCTCCTCAAGGTACCTTCCAGCATGTCCAAAAACGGACTGACAACTGTTGGCTGGGTTGGTGTGACATCCGTACGAGTCGCATTCATCCTTGTGGAAAACGAGTTGACGCTGACAGTACGGTGACCAGAAAGTTCACGGCTGATTTGAAATTTGCGCTGGTGTGAAAGTCCACGGAGCGGGGCACGTTGTCGTCGCATGACCGGTTCCGAGCGCATGGTGCGCATAAAAAGTTGCTGGTTACCAGCAGGCTGGGCGAAACGCAAACTGATATTGGCCGAGCTCATGGCTTCACTTGCGTATCGGCTAGCTTCAGTTTCATAGTTTCCCGAAACATGTCCAGGTGGGGATAGAGATTGACTCTTTCCTTCAGACCTGCCGGAACTGCTGCGTGTACTACCACTCTCTTCGCTCGAGGACTCGTCAGGTAGCCGGTTGTCAGTATCAATTTGGTACGACGATTCCCAAACTCGCTCAAAAAGATGCTTTTCACTGTCCGAGCCGTGATACGTGAACCCAGCACTCTCGTTAATCACGACCACAAGCCAAAACATGTATGCCTCTGCCGAATCGTATTCCGAGCCATCAGGTTTTCGGTAAATGTTTCGAA is drawn from Cryptococcus gattii WM276 chromosome A, complete sequence and contains these coding sequences:
- a CDS encoding Hypothetical protein (Similar to SGTC gene model, INSD accession EAL22863.1; CNBB0840); translated protein: MSALSTHQSKRRFPRPSIDPFFSGTTGTPPPLPREGEEEQTGSEFENYPSNTPPCATPSTTRTFFTTNSGDESNDVADTTVIANDTITRIVNLEDEEELIVGSTLLPSVESEGCHAIELEQVPEGNAASQASSTRATENAGGSQTSFLDDCLPDLKETLVVPIKVMKGDRVVTDRHVELSYKDQRECLGCLDSLGEMVGNHRRRLRKVDVDDGAVVWLCANDKCGSCKLGIVCMYSPLTCSGVMCTLCAVHWANRELARFRPPTCPRCDGYWEIKTLVDHARRCNPKGPDRPIRPPPINRFVDKHGRSDDLMSGMIRFRNIYRKPDGSEYDSAEAYMFWLVVVINESAGFTYHGSDSEKHLFERVWESSYQIDTDNRLPDESSSEESGSTRSSSGRSEGKSQSLSPPGHVSGNYETEASRYASEAMSSANISLRFAQPAGNQQLFMRTMRSEPVMRRQRAPLRGLSHQRKFQISRELSGHRTVSVNSFSTRMNATRTDVTPTQPTVVSPFLDMLEGTLRRVAQEKNFDDSPRSSEALYYRRFSGAVEETRHERVIVASEFGQTKGRRDPVRLKTSILRSMASVPVLAMNKLRAGKYFTTEACVLPTVDGATDVGASDFSADTTATGFSNGDDAVRPSMPRLPFDAQRNHLRKPSPTGNWRCSLSSSKDFVVKRLSTVIIPQDADSDAPASCDHPSGSNGASDAADSSRGAPLVTLAHTDCDASKLGSNAFNHALTDSTSSASKLLSGRGSQVSRISYSKMESMANSVDSHQVHSHTHAHLPGVDMRSTLTSVDTASSFTSTSRVSYGTCLSRPDEHSAYLHIRRAQGTIPYSHFSPPGNVEDGKGGSEGKKWELKGLWRKFIKKK